Proteins co-encoded in one Nitrospiraceae bacterium genomic window:
- a CDS encoding cytochrome c3 family protein has protein sequence MSNKKFSRVFILFVAVMMFVAFGIITSANSANAPVKKAPITKSLGASKVLSKESKACMGCHKPLHPGIVKPWEDSSHAKTNVGCFECHQAKKTSKTAMEHYGQTITVIVSPNDCAKCHPQEVKEQTTSHHAKANQFTGSLDNVLGRLVTGEANFDLGCTQCHGSEVVVEKGGKLQVGPWPNTGVGRINPDGSNGSCTACHQRHFFNVKQAREPKTCGKCHQGPDHPQIEIYELSKHGIAYAAFQDKLNMDKNEAKGPWVLGKDYIYAPVCSTCHMGATTKLSRTHDVGARIKWTLRPPISKILPDGEKKREEMKKVCSECHTSNWYNGFFTQFDRFVELYNEKFAIPSTNIMKFLYENKVIDPTPFNDIVEIHYWHLWHHEGRRGRHGAAMHAPDWSHWHGLYEVAINFYFMLLPEANNAVAAKNDSALTAKWEAFRDKIMNSQDHIWKKGMPKEELRKIVDFYKKRYGKEGGQ, from the coding sequence ATGAGCAACAAAAAGTTTAGCAGAGTATTCATATTGTTTGTAGCTGTTATGATGTTCGTTGCTTTCGGAATAATCACCAGTGCAAATTCTGCAAATGCTCCTGTAAAAAAAGCACCTATAACAAAATCACTTGGAGCAAGCAAAGTACTGAGCAAAGAATCAAAGGCTTGTATGGGCTGTCATAAGCCTCTGCATCCTGGCATTGTAAAGCCATGGGAAGACAGCAGCCATGCTAAAACAAATGTTGGCTGTTTTGAATGCCACCAGGCAAAGAAAACTTCAAAGACTGCAATGGAACATTACGGACAGACTATTACAGTAATAGTTTCTCCAAATGATTGCGCAAAGTGTCATCCTCAGGAAGTTAAAGAACAGACCACATCTCACCATGCAAAAGCAAATCAATTTACAGGTTCGCTTGACAACGTGCTTGGAAGACTTGTAACTGGCGAGGCTAATTTTGATCTCGGCTGTACTCAGTGTCACGGTTCAGAAGTTGTTGTTGAAAAAGGCGGAAAACTTCAGGTTGGTCCATGGCCAAACACTGGTGTTGGAAGAATAAATCCAGACGGTTCAAATGGTTCATGTACAGCATGTCATCAGAGACATTTCTTTAATGTTAAACAGGCAAGAGAGCCAAAAACATGCGGTAAATGTCATCAGGGACCTGACCATCCTCAGATAGAGATATATGAGCTTTCAAAACATGGTATTGCATATGCCGCATTCCAGGACAAGCTCAATATGGACAAGAATGAAGCTAAGGGCCCATGGGTGCTTGGCAAAGACTATATCTATGCTCCAGTATGTTCAACATGTCACATGGGAGCAACAACTAAATTATCAAGAACACATGATGTTGGCGCAAGAATAAAATGGACACTCAGACCTCCAATCTCAAAGATCCTTCCTGACGGAGAGAAAAAGAGAGAGGAAATGAAGAAAGTTTGCTCAGAGTGCCATACTTCAAACTGGTACAACGGATTCTTTACACAGTTTGACCGTTTTGTCGAGCTTTATAACGAAAAATTTGCTATTCCATCAACTAACATTATGAAGTTCCTATACGAAAATAAAGTAATTGATCCTACACCTTTCAATGATATTGTTGAGATCCACTACTGGCATCTCTGGCATCATGAAGGCCGCAGAGGCCGTCATGGCGCAGCAATGCATGCTCCTGACTGGTCACACTGGCACGGACTGTATGAAGTTGCTATCAACTTCTACTTTATGCTTCTTCCAGAAGCAAACAATGCTGTAGCAGCAAAGAATGATTCAGCCCTTACTGCAAAGTGGGAAGCATTTAGGGACAAAATCATGAACAGCCAAGACCATATCTGGAAAAAAGGTATGCCAAAAGAAGAACTTAGAAAGATCGTTGACTTCTACAAGAAGAGATACGGTAAAGAGGGCGGACAGTAA